In Wenyingzhuangia fucanilytica, the following are encoded in one genomic region:
- a CDS encoding fibronectin type III domain-containing protein, with the protein MIKKNIKRYVNKAILLIALFSFILSFAQQEQGIININTQNGHPVKVGASGFNVRIADKSWNYTHPDFRETVHQLKPGWLRYFSGTMGDAFSSATGQYDIDYAMMFNHSKQYLKGYRFTEVKGPHRIIDLYDLLSEINGKLIVTVNGFSETPEMTKELARFCKNNNIEVATWQFCNEPYFYVPHRGLYWWNNGYDYAAKMKPHADAIREVFPDAYLALNCTWDGIWGFMKEINQYQKEHGAYWNVFSKHSYAPHTGKKESLDEAYRRGNSKILEATSPKAMQEIEDYTWENVPMVITEFGVWNTPLNGIYSSIYNIEYVMRQLQHTNTWYIGAHEISSKFQPKKNINKQIEEAYQNGTILKTDSISTGIKKTLEGKAYEIFHNVTNHTDFVFESTVVNGFNAPGMKNTNKVGFYSQAYRGINGYNYLVFTNRTSQSKDFTINVDGKLLNRKIETQFIHADSLQVQNTDIINKVCKNGSLNIPAYSVTVAKWKSKSVVKPLSPVVYKGEVKKSGIKLTWGAVENANSYMVSYGKSINDLNHKLKVRKGTSVEINNLENGEEYYFRMLAKNKLGESEYSNHIKLKFDKPNTPDIFKTSRRNNTATVFWKSVANTTAYKLKYINTKTSQENIIDVNNVYGYRVEGLAYDVVYQFSVAAYNGFGVGEYSKPVRLILSEKVPLSPRNVSAIRNQEGNVLVKWITQNDVDSETTYNVYRGEKLHHYSKIAEGINASSYIDTTAIKDKVYYYTVKAETSAGESNFYPNSATLIDVKETSSVRIDKVEKQKDGYLFYVSYNNVLLDGEYSYGLKIENISYLTVEEQLLNGVDLHTTDKTFKVFISNSELTKKSKYAVKAFIKTNGKSIYSKLPNKTIVTD; encoded by the coding sequence ATGATTAAAAAAAATATAAAAAGATATGTAAACAAGGCTATTTTATTAATAGCCTTGTTTAGTTTTATTTTAAGTTTTGCACAGCAAGAGCAAGGAATAATTAATATTAATACTCAAAATGGACACCCTGTTAAAGTGGGGGCAAGCGGATTCAACGTACGTATTGCAGATAAAAGTTGGAATTATACACATCCTGATTTTAGAGAAACAGTACATCAACTAAAACCAGGATGGCTTCGTTATTTTTCTGGTACTATGGGAGATGCTTTTAGTAGTGCAACTGGTCAATATGATATTGATTATGCTATGATGTTTAATCATTCCAAACAATACTTAAAAGGATATAGATTTACAGAAGTTAAAGGTCCACATCGTATTATTGATTTGTATGATTTATTAAGTGAGATAAATGGAAAATTAATTGTTACTGTTAATGGATTTTCTGAAACTCCAGAAATGACAAAAGAATTAGCGAGATTTTGTAAAAACAATAATATTGAAGTTGCAACATGGCAGTTTTGTAATGAGCCTTATTTTTATGTGCCACACAGAGGTTTGTATTGGTGGAATAATGGATATGATTATGCTGCTAAAATGAAACCTCATGCAGATGCTATTAGAGAGGTTTTTCCCGATGCTTATTTGGCTTTAAATTGTACTTGGGATGGTATCTGGGGTTTTATGAAAGAGATTAATCAATATCAAAAAGAACATGGAGCTTATTGGAATGTGTTTTCTAAACACTCTTATGCTCCTCATACAGGTAAAAAAGAATCTTTAGACGAGGCATATAGAAGAGGAAATTCTAAGATTTTAGAAGCTACTTCTCCTAAGGCAATGCAAGAAATTGAAGATTATACCTGGGAAAATGTTCCAATGGTGATAACTGAGTTTGGGGTTTGGAATACTCCTTTGAATGGAATTTACTCAAGTATTTACAATATTGAGTATGTTATGAGGCAATTACAACACACTAATACATGGTATATAGGAGCGCATGAAATAAGTAGTAAATTCCAACCGAAAAAAAATATTAATAAACAAATAGAAGAAGCTTATCAGAATGGGACTATTCTAAAAACTGATAGTATTTCAACTGGAATTAAAAAAACACTAGAAGGAAAAGCTTATGAAATTTTTCATAACGTAACCAATCATACTGATTTTGTTTTTGAGTCTACTGTAGTTAATGGATTTAATGCTCCAGGAATGAAAAACACTAATAAAGTTGGTTTTTATTCTCAAGCTTATAGGGGGATTAATGGTTATAATTATTTAGTGTTTACTAATAGAACAAGTCAGTCTAAAGATTTTACTATAAACGTAGATGGAAAACTATTAAACAGGAAAATAGAAACCCAATTTATTCATGCGGATTCTTTACAAGTACAGAATACAGATATTATAAATAAAGTATGTAAAAATGGAAGTTTAAATATTCCTGCATACAGTGTAACAGTTGCAAAGTGGAAGTCTAAATCTGTAGTAAAACCATTATCTCCAGTTGTTTATAAAGGTGAAGTTAAAAAATCAGGAATAAAACTAACATGGGGAGCGGTTGAAAATGCAAATAGTTATATGGTTAGTTATGGTAAATCAATCAATGACCTAAATCATAAATTAAAGGTTAGGAAAGGGACTTCTGTAGAGATTAATAATTTAGAAAACGGAGAAGAGTATTACTTTAGGATGCTTGCTAAAAATAAACTAGGAGAAAGTGAATATTCCAATCACATAAAATTAAAGTTTGATAAACCAAATACACCAGATATTTTTAAGACTTCAAGGAGAAATAATACAGCTACTGTTTTTTGGAAAAGTGTAGCCAATACAACAGCATACAAGTTAAAGTATATTAACACTAAAACAAGTCAAGAAAATATTATTGATGTTAACAATGTTTATGGGTACAGAGTAGAGGGATTGGCTTATGATGTTGTTTATCAATTTTCAGTTGCAGCATATAATGGTTTTGGGGTTGGTGAATATTCAAAACCAGTTAGATTGATTTTGTCAGAAAAGGTGCCTTTAAGTCCTAGAAATGTATCAGCAATCAGAAATCAAGAAGGAAATGTTTTGGTGAAATGGATTACACAAAATGATGTTGATTCAGAAACTACTTATAATGTTTATAGGGGTGAAAAACTTCATCATTATAGTAAAATAGCAGAGGGTATAAATGCATCTAGTTACATAGATACTACAGCAATAAAGGATAAAGTTTATTATTATACTGTAAAAGCAGAAACATCTGCTGGAGAAAGTAATTTTTATCCTAATTCAGCAACATTAATTGATGTTAAAGAAACATCTTCTGTGAGAATAGATAAGGTAGAAAAGCAAAAAGATGGTTATTTGTTTTATGTTTCTTATAACAATGTACTACTTGATGGAGAATATTCATATGGACTTAAAATAGAAAATATATCATATTTAACTGTCGAAGAGCAATTGCTAAATGGAGTAGACTTACACACAACCGATAAAACTTTTAAGGTTTTTATTTCTAATTCAGAATTGACAAAGAAATCAAAATATGCAGTTAAAGCATTCATTAAAACAAACGGAAAAAGTATATACAGTAAGTTGCCAAATAAAACTATTGTTACAGATTAA
- a CDS encoding sugar-binding domain-containing protein, which yields MKYKILIVYLVVNLFFCGNIFSQREVVSIEKGWKFTLKDASEYSNQDYNTSQWKNVQIPHDWAFEKGISKDGAQGASGGYFDGGIGWYQKRFELSKNWRNKLVTIEFDGVYMNSEVWINGHYLGKRPYGYISFRYEISKYLKEGKNTIAVRVDNSNEPSARWYHPCGIYAPVRLIATSHQYIKPNGVYVKTSKITDKYATVCVKTSLANTKKSKGVLETLVLNASNKVVAKKTSVIKKGGFNDEFETELKIKDPNLWTTEVPYLYKVVNRLIIKNKVVDEVSTHLGIRSIEWKTETGFWLNGKVTKLLGVSEHYEGGPLGGAWTKTMLRWKLGLLKEMGVNAIRTAHNPAPPMFYDLCDEMGILVMDEIFDGWSKKAKEDYGKQAFKDWWKKDMTEWLLRNRNHPSIIVYSVGNETRGEVAKELVALCHKLDPEKPVTSGHSSSEYMDVYGVNGGSERPSFFDTSRPEKPFVSTEAPHTWQTRGYYRSKTWFRDGYNPNQKGKAFELPDLTDKEVFTYEWAPRLAWKNGKQHFNSSYDNAMVRISARKNWELMRDLPWFSGHFRWTGFDYYGEAGYVHGGWPFRLFMGGALDVAGFKKDLFYFYKSQWTQEPMAHILPHWTHSTLKNGVEIPVWVYSNCDEVELFLNGKSLGKDKPGSKWNEMQCEWVVPWEPGELVAKGYVNGKEVILSKQITASKPSAIQLKIEDTYLNPVKDKAAIITANLVDNKNVYYPYGENKVYYHLRGNATLLSLENGDPVDTTKNVGITVKKAFMGASRAFVRLADNAKNVSLLAGAILAEKQLLTSNIVHIDVKNISLKGVLENESFKVFYTIDGTKPTLNSDVYNKPFKIHLGTVVRAIVVCNGKEVLSMEEKFDEGLGLSWENNIELNNAKKNTNDMLAAEADIVGVSVVSKNENSFVDFKSKEGKITWYQENDGSSGVFTLKFSYASNDSKPRPMDLFVNNKRIGVLDFKNTGSWNANWKEVNIKSQLQAGANYIELRSKGKSGPNILMLVVE from the coding sequence ATGAAGTATAAAATTTTAATCGTCTATTTGGTCGTTAATTTATTTTTTTGTGGAAATATTTTTTCGCAAAGAGAAGTTGTTTCTATAGAAAAAGGATGGAAGTTTACTTTAAAAGATGCATCAGAATATTCAAATCAAGATTACAATACCTCTCAGTGGAAAAATGTGCAAATTCCACATGATTGGGCTTTTGAAAAAGGGATTTCAAAAGACGGAGCACAAGGGGCAAGCGGAGGTTATTTTGATGGAGGTATTGGTTGGTATCAAAAAAGATTTGAGCTATCTAAAAATTGGAGAAACAAACTTGTGACTATTGAGTTTGATGGGGTTTATATGAATAGTGAAGTTTGGATAAATGGTCATTATTTAGGGAAACGCCCTTATGGGTATATTTCATTTCGTTACGAAATTTCTAAATACTTAAAAGAAGGTAAAAATACTATTGCAGTAAGGGTAGATAATTCTAATGAGCCTTCAGCACGTTGGTATCATCCATGTGGAATTTATGCACCTGTACGTTTAATAGCCACATCACATCAATATATTAAACCCAACGGTGTGTATGTAAAAACTTCTAAAATAACAGATAAATATGCGACTGTTTGTGTAAAAACTTCTTTAGCAAATACTAAAAAATCAAAAGGAGTTTTAGAAACACTTGTGTTAAATGCAAGTAATAAGGTAGTAGCTAAGAAGACTTCAGTAATAAAAAAAGGTGGTTTTAATGATGAATTTGAAACAGAGTTAAAAATTAAAGATCCAAATTTATGGACTACAGAAGTCCCATATTTATACAAAGTTGTAAACCGTTTAATAATTAAAAATAAAGTTGTTGATGAGGTTTCTACTCATTTAGGAATTAGGAGTATTGAGTGGAAAACAGAAACAGGTTTTTGGCTAAATGGAAAAGTAACCAAATTATTAGGTGTGAGTGAGCATTATGAAGGTGGTCCCTTAGGTGGAGCGTGGACAAAGACTATGTTGCGTTGGAAGTTAGGGCTGCTAAAAGAAATGGGTGTAAATGCTATTAGAACCGCTCATAATCCTGCTCCTCCCATGTTTTACGATTTGTGTGATGAAATGGGGATTTTGGTAATGGATGAAATTTTTGATGGATGGTCTAAAAAAGCAAAAGAAGATTATGGAAAACAAGCTTTTAAAGACTGGTGGAAGAAAGACATGACAGAATGGTTGTTAAGAAATAGAAATCATCCCTCTATTATAGTGTATAGTGTTGGGAATGAAACCCGAGGAGAAGTAGCAAAGGAATTGGTAGCGTTGTGTCATAAATTAGATCCAGAAAAACCAGTGACTTCTGGGCATAGTTCGTCAGAGTATATGGATGTATATGGTGTGAATGGAGGTAGTGAAAGACCTAGCTTTTTTGATACATCAAGACCAGAAAAACCTTTTGTTTCTACAGAAGCTCCACACACTTGGCAAACCCGAGGATATTATAGGTCTAAAACATGGTTTAGAGATGGATATAATCCTAACCAAAAAGGGAAAGCTTTTGAGTTACCAGACCTAACAGATAAAGAAGTTTTTACATATGAATGGGCACCAAGATTAGCATGGAAAAACGGGAAACAGCATTTTAATTCATCTTACGATAATGCCATGGTGAGAATTTCAGCTAGGAAAAACTGGGAATTGATGAGAGATTTACCTTGGTTTAGTGGGCATTTCCGTTGGACTGGTTTTGATTATTATGGAGAGGCTGGTTATGTACATGGTGGATGGCCATTCCGTTTGTTTATGGGAGGAGCTTTGGATGTTGCAGGATTTAAAAAAGATCTGTTTTATTTTTATAAAAGCCAATGGACCCAAGAACCAATGGCTCATATTTTACCTCATTGGACCCATTCTACTTTAAAAAATGGAGTAGAAATTCCAGTTTGGGTTTATTCTAATTGTGATGAAGTAGAATTGTTTTTAAACGGAAAATCTTTAGGTAAAGATAAACCTGGAAGTAAATGGAATGAAATGCAATGTGAATGGGTAGTACCTTGGGAGCCTGGAGAGTTGGTTGCAAAAGGATATGTAAATGGAAAAGAAGTAATATTGTCAAAACAAATTACAGCGAGTAAGCCATCGGCCATTCAATTAAAAATAGAAGACACATATTTAAACCCTGTAAAAGATAAAGCTGCTATTATTACGGCGAATTTGGTAGATAATAAAAATGTATACTATCCTTATGGAGAGAACAAAGTTTATTATCACCTTAGGGGTAATGCTACGTTATTGTCTTTAGAAAATGGAGATCCTGTAGATACTACTAAAAATGTTGGAATTACTGTTAAAAAGGCTTTTATGGGAGCCTCTAGAGCTTTTGTAAGATTAGCAGATAATGCTAAAAATGTTTCATTATTAGCAGGAGCTATTTTAGCAGAAAAACAATTGTTGACTTCTAATATTGTTCATATTGATGTGAAAAATATAAGTTTAAAAGGAGTTTTAGAAAATGAATCTTTTAAAGTTTTTTATACTATAGATGGCACAAAGCCAACATTAAATAGCGATGTGTATAACAAACCTTTTAAAATACATTTAGGGACTGTTGTAAGAGCCATAGTTGTTTGCAATGGTAAGGAGGTTTTAAGTATGGAAGAAAAGTTTGATGAGGGGTTAGGGCTGTCTTGGGAAAATAATATAGAGTTAAATAACGCAAAGAAAAATACCAATGATATGCTGGCTGCAGAAGCTGACATTGTGGGGGTTAGTGTTGTAAGTAAAAATGAAAATAGTTTTGTTGATTTTAAAAGCAAGGAAGGTAAAATAACTTGGTATCAAGAAAACGATGGTAGTTCAGGAGTTTTTACACTTAAATTTAGCTATGCTTCTAATGATTCTAAACCAAGACCAATGGATTTATTTGTTAATAACAAGCGTATAGGAGTTTTAGATTTTAAAAATACTGGATCTTGGAATGCTAATTGGAAAGAGGTGAATATAAAATCTCAATTACAAGCAGGAGCTAATTATATTGAGCTAAGATCAAAAGGAAAAAGCGGGCCTAATATTTTAATGTTGGTTGTTGAGTAG
- a CDS encoding arylsulfatase encodes MMIRYNIQFFVLLISLVLVSCSSTSKKKNETPSSLNKPNIIYILADDLGYGDLSIYGQKNFKTPNIDKLASQGMLFTQHYSGSTVCAPSRSALMTGMHTGHTVIRGNKEIQPEGQYPIPDDTYTLAEAMKKAGYTTGAFGKWGLGFPGSEGDPVNQGFDTFFGYNCQRLGHKYYPNHLWSNRDSIVIKENKKFANGVYAPAVIHEKTLQFIEENKEKPFFAYVASIIPHAELAAPKEIMDKYRGKFLPEKEYISDASSEKLLDGAYASQKESHAAFAAMVDLLDQQVGEIMSKIEELGIANNTIVVFTSDNGPHKEGGADPNYFNSNGDLKGYKRDLYEGGIRVPLIVKWPGKVKEGSVSDHISAFWDVFPTFSEIVGVKTPNNIDGISFLPELTGNEKNQKNHEYLYWEFHERGGRQAVRMGNWKAVKYNVLKKPNAKIELYDLSNDVGEKNNVASQHPEIVSKMETILKEARTDSNVFKFAQKTFLGHD; translated from the coding sequence ATGATGATTAGATATAACATCCAATTTTTTGTCTTACTGATTTCTTTAGTTTTAGTTTCATGCAGTTCGACAAGTAAAAAGAAAAACGAAACACCATCTAGTTTAAACAAACCAAATATCATATATATTTTAGCTGATGATTTAGGTTATGGAGATTTAAGTATTTATGGTCAAAAAAACTTTAAAACACCTAATATTGATAAACTAGCTTCTCAAGGAATGTTGTTTACTCAGCATTATTCAGGAAGTACTGTTTGTGCTCCTTCAAGATCAGCTTTAATGACAGGTATGCATACCGGACATACCGTAATCCGTGGGAATAAAGAAATTCAGCCAGAAGGTCAATACCCAATTCCTGATGACACTTACACTTTAGCAGAAGCTATGAAAAAGGCAGGTTATACCACTGGTGCTTTTGGTAAATGGGGACTTGGGTTTCCTGGTTCAGAAGGAGATCCTGTAAATCAAGGTTTTGATACTTTTTTTGGTTATAACTGTCAACGTTTAGGACATAAATATTACCCTAATCATTTATGGTCTAATAGAGATTCAATTGTTATTAAGGAAAATAAAAAATTTGCTAATGGAGTATATGCTCCAGCTGTTATTCATGAAAAAACACTTCAGTTTATAGAAGAAAATAAAGAGAAACCTTTCTTTGCTTATGTAGCATCTATTATTCCTCATGCAGAATTAGCAGCACCTAAAGAAATAATGGATAAGTATAGAGGTAAGTTTTTGCCAGAAAAAGAATATATCTCTGATGCATCTTCAGAAAAGCTATTGGATGGAGCTTATGCTAGCCAAAAGGAATCTCATGCTGCATTTGCTGCAATGGTAGATTTATTAGATCAGCAGGTTGGAGAAATTATGAGTAAGATAGAGGAGTTGGGTATTGCCAACAATACTATTGTTGTCTTTACTTCAGATAACGGTCCTCACAAGGAGGGTGGAGCAGATCCTAATTATTTTAATAGTAATGGTGATCTTAAAGGATATAAAAGAGATTTGTATGAAGGAGGAATTAGAGTGCCTTTAATTGTAAAATGGCCAGGTAAAGTAAAAGAAGGTAGTGTTTCAGATCATATTTCTGCATTTTGGGATGTTTTTCCAACATTTTCAGAAATAGTAGGAGTGAAAACACCTAATAATATTGATGGTATATCATTTTTACCAGAGCTGACTGGTAATGAAAAAAATCAAAAAAATCATGAATATTTATATTGGGAATTTCACGAAAGAGGAGGTCGTCAAGCAGTTAGAATGGGTAATTGGAAAGCGGTAAAGTACAACGTACTAAAAAAACCGAATGCAAAAATAGAGTTGTATGATTTGTCTAATGATGTTGGAGAAAAGAATAATGTAGCTAGCCAACACCCTGAAATTGTTTCTAAAATGGAAACTATTTTAAAAGAAGCAAGAACAGATTCTAACGTATTTAAGTTTGCTCAGAAAACATTTTTAGGACATGATTAA
- a CDS encoding hybrid sensor histidine kinase/response regulator transcription factor: MFEDSFGFIWIGTKTGLYRYDGNELISFKNNVFNEYSIPNNNINSIVEDENQNLWIGSESFLIFYNRKQNKFKGFNKNATSIVYQKSSKGTIWTYNAKNNNLKSIIPVNQNNSLGLPKKINYHTTYKLNNPINCFTEDSYNRQWMGSANGIHTIDSQNNYVKTNFNIEVIKLKNIAQNKLLAITDKGFYVLGYNKSNYTLEVLEPYPNILEHLKKTDRLTELSINNNSNNQLWIGSTNGLLKATRKDNKYFFDYYPQEDFQTKHINSTIFDSYGNLWIGSNKGVRKLISRNSLFNSHNISEHIKHKTQNALNIQFFDEKNILVGTNDGIYKYNNNAFSEVKINLSPQINNINTIVADYNKKELFIGSYNQLFQTINYNDQQNEIKLEKIKTFKKSITAIIPISKNETWIGLWDGGIDIINDKTPLSDFKKSVIKQLKNNHTSVFTLTSDNQLWIGTRGEGLYKIDLNNESFQKFLPSKNGLSSNAILCIYEDSNHNTWVGTRGGGLNLYLKEENNFKSYNKENSRGISPNTIISIEEDLKGHIWMSTLDGITLFDVLNNKFVPFGTEDGIKENHFIYGASSSNPKKDKLYFVNRDGFYTVYPNKFSQKNKIPTTVITNFSVLNNSKNNTENTYYNHSDKININSEEPIVLPYNNNNIVFNFSSLDLTTPNKNEYAYKLDGLNNYWVYTSASNRNANYNDLPPGSYTFKVKSSNSDGVWNTTPTVIHFKITPPFWRSVTAHMIYGLICIILILISYFLINRWYRLKKNLVTETISREKDNEHNRMKMIFFTDISHELRTPLSLILGTIEKVVKEKNFSLSPLTAQRIYNNTLRMHRLINQIMDIRKFDVGKFNLSISKNDIVKDVSIIKDSFNDFARIYEIKYDFIAKEEKIKGWYDVDILEKTLFNLLSNAFKYTKEKGAISVTLELATADDPKTLSLDLDNNTYIKCVVRDNGMGIPKKDLAFIFDRYYQATKSYSNQIPGTGVGMELVHKLIERHQGIIMVESEENIFTEFTFYLPINKDKYPKKERIKTSMPLKRNFIQNSEYQVIEEVSSEFESKKSTKKPTKPTILLVEDNEDLRRMVKDELISDFNVLEAPNGKEGYDIIIREKPLLIISDILMPVEDGISMLQRIKTNKEISNIPIFMLTAKNSEDTKIKCLSLGADDYIEKPFSLEFVKWKVKNALGTRKELKEKYSKVITAEPSKIKIDSNDEKFIKKLIKIIEDSMTDNLLSVEYLASEVGMSRANLYRKLQAIADDTPVNFIKKIKLKRAAQLLKQNNMYISEVAYMTGFNNQKYFGKCFQKEYGMSPTEYIKQHSSQNDKDEI, translated from the coding sequence TTGTTTGAAGATAGTTTTGGTTTTATTTGGATTGGTACAAAAACTGGACTTTATAGATATGATGGTAATGAGCTAATCTCTTTTAAAAATAATGTTTTTAATGAGTATTCTATACCTAACAATAATATCAACTCTATTGTAGAAGATGAGAATCAAAACTTATGGATTGGTAGTGAGAGTTTTTTAATTTTTTATAATAGAAAACAAAATAAATTTAAAGGGTTTAATAAAAATGCTACCTCTATTGTTTATCAAAAAAGCTCTAAAGGAACTATTTGGACATATAATGCTAAAAACAATAATTTAAAAAGTATTATCCCTGTAAACCAGAATAATTCATTAGGACTTCCTAAAAAAATAAACTACCACACAACCTATAAATTAAATAATCCTATCAACTGTTTTACAGAAGACAGCTATAATAGACAATGGATGGGCTCCGCTAATGGAATACATACTATAGATTCTCAAAACAATTATGTTAAAACAAATTTTAACATAGAAGTAATCAAGTTAAAAAACATTGCACAAAATAAATTGTTGGCTATAACGGACAAAGGGTTTTATGTATTGGGTTATAATAAAAGTAATTATACATTAGAGGTTTTAGAACCTTACCCTAATATCCTAGAACATCTAAAAAAAACAGATAGACTTACAGAACTTTCTATAAACAACAACTCTAACAATCAACTATGGATAGGTTCTACTAATGGCTTGTTAAAAGCTACTAGAAAAGACAATAAGTATTTTTTTGATTACTACCCTCAAGAAGACTTCCAAACAAAACACATAAACTCAACCATTTTTGATTCTTATGGTAATTTATGGATTGGATCTAATAAGGGAGTTCGTAAATTAATTAGTAGAAACTCTTTATTTAATTCACATAATATTAGTGAACACATAAAGCATAAAACCCAAAATGCGCTTAACATTCAATTTTTTGATGAAAAAAATATATTAGTAGGAACAAATGACGGAATCTATAAATACAATAACAACGCTTTTAGTGAAGTTAAAATTAATTTATCTCCTCAAATAAATAACATAAACACTATTGTAGCAGACTACAACAAAAAAGAACTATTTATAGGTAGTTATAACCAACTATTCCAAACAATTAACTACAACGATCAGCAAAATGAAATTAAGTTAGAAAAAATTAAAACTTTTAAAAAATCAATAACAGCGATTATTCCTATCAGTAAAAATGAAACTTGGATTGGTTTATGGGATGGAGGAATAGATATTATTAATGACAAAACTCCTCTTTCTGACTTTAAAAAAAGTGTTATTAAACAACTAAAAAATAATCATACCTCTGTATTTACGCTTACAAGTGATAATCAGTTATGGATAGGTACTCGTGGTGAAGGACTCTATAAAATTGATTTAAACAACGAATCTTTTCAAAAATTTCTTCCAAGTAAAAACGGTTTATCTTCTAATGCTATTTTATGTATATATGAAGATAGTAATCATAATACATGGGTTGGAACTAGAGGTGGTGGTTTAAACCTTTATTTAAAAGAGGAAAACAACTTTAAAAGTTATAACAAAGAAAATTCAAGAGGAATTTCACCTAATACCATTATATCTATAGAAGAAGATTTAAAGGGTCATATATGGATGAGTACCTTGGATGGTATCACTCTTTTTGATGTATTAAACAACAAATTTGTTCCTTTTGGTACTGAAGATGGTATTAAAGAAAACCATTTTATTTACGGAGCTAGCTCATCTAACCCTAAAAAAGATAAGTTGTATTTTGTAAATAGAGATGGGTTTTACACTGTTTACCCAAATAAATTTTCTCAAAAAAATAAAATCCCCACTACTGTAATTACTAATTTTTCTGTTCTAAATAATTCAAAAAACAACACCGAAAACACTTATTATAATCACTCTGATAAAATCAATATAAACTCAGAAGAACCTATTGTTTTACCATACAACAACAATAATATTGTTTTTAATTTTTCTTCGTTAGACTTAACAACACCAAACAAAAACGAATATGCATACAAATTAGATGGACTTAATAATTATTGGGTTTACACTAGTGCTTCTAACAGAAATGCCAACTATAACGACCTGCCTCCAGGATCGTACACTTTTAAAGTTAAAAGCTCTAATAGCGATGGTGTTTGGAACACTACTCCCACTGTTATACACTTTAAAATCACCCCTCCTTTTTGGAGAAGCGTTACTGCTCATATGATTTATGGTTTAATTTGTATTATTTTAATTCTAATTAGTTACTTTTTAATTAATCGCTGGTACAGACTTAAAAAAAACTTAGTTACAGAAACTATTAGTAGAGAAAAAGACAATGAACACAATAGAATGAAAATGATTTTCTTTACCGATATTTCTCATGAACTTCGTACTCCATTATCTCTAATTCTAGGAACTATTGAAAAGGTTGTAAAAGAAAAAAACTTTAGTCTAAGCCCACTTACTGCACAGCGTATTTACAACAATACTTTAAGAATGCATAGACTTATCAATCAAATTATGGATATTAGAAAATTTGATGTTGGTAAATTTAATTTAAGTATTTCTAAAAATGACATTGTTAAAGATGTAAGCATTATCAAAGATAGTTTTAACGATTTTGCTAGAATTTATGAAATCAAATACGATTTTATTGCTAAAGAAGAAAAAATTAAAGGATGGTACGATGTAGATATTTTAGAAAAAACACTTTTTAACCTACTCTCAAATGCCTTTAAATACACTAAAGAAAAAGGAGCAATTAGTGTTACTCTAGAGCTTGCTACTGCAGACGACCCTAAAACATTATCATTAGACTTAGATAATAATACATACATTAAATGTGTTGTTAGAGACAATGGAATGGGAATACCTAAAAAAGATTTAGCTTTTATTTTTGACAGGTATTATCAAGCTACAAAATCCTACAGCAATCAAATTCCAGGTACAGGAGTTGGAATGGAGTTAGTTCATAAATTAATAGAAAGACACCAAGGAATTATTATGGTAGAAAGTGAAGAAAATATTTTTACAGAATTTACTTTTTACCTCCCAATAAACAAAGATAAATATCCTAAAAAAGAGCGCATTAAAACAAGTATGCCTTTAAAAAGAAACTTTATTCAGAACTCAGAATACCAAGTAATAGAAGAAGTTTCTAGCGAATTTGAATCAAAGAAAAGCACAAAAAAACCTACAAAACCAACTATTTTATTGGTTGAAGACAATGAAGATTTAAGACGTATGGTAAAAGATGAACTTATTTCTGATTTTAATGTTTTAGAAGCTCCTAACGGAAAAGAAGGTTATGATATTATTATAAGAGAAAAACCCCTTTTAATAATTAGTGATATTTTAATGCCAGTAGAAGATGGTATCTCCATGCTACAACGCATTAAAACAAACAAAGAAATAAGTAATATTCCTATTTTTATGCTAACTGCCAAAAACTCTGAAGACACAAAAATAAAGTGTCTTAGTTTAGGTGCAGATGATTATATAGAAAAACCTTTTAGTTTAGAATTTGTTAAATGGAAAGTTAAAAATGCTTTAGGAACCCGAAAAGAATTAAAAGAGAAATACAGTAAAGTAATTACTGCTGAACCTTCTAAAATTAAAATTGATTCTAATGATGAGAAATTCATAAAAAAATTGATTAAAATTATTGAAGATTCTATGACAGACAATCTATTAAGCGTTGAGTACTTAGCATCAGAAGTTGGAATGAGTAGGGCTAATTTATACAGAAAACTTCAAGCGATTGCGGATGATACTCCTGTTAATTTTATCAAAAAAATAAAACTTAAAAGAGCTGCTCAATTGTTAAAACAAAACAATATGTACATTTCAGAAGTAGCTTATATGACAGGGTTTAACAATCAAAAATATTTTGGAAAATGTTTTCAAAAAGAATACGGTATGAGCCCAACAGAATATATCAAACAACACTCTAGTCAAAACGATAAGGATGAGATATAA